In Mycteria americana isolate JAX WOST 10 ecotype Jacksonville Zoo and Gardens chromosome 3, USCA_MyAme_1.0, whole genome shotgun sequence, a single genomic region encodes these proteins:
- the GPR137B gene encoding integral membrane protein GPR137B isoform X1 translates to MEAPEWDPLKNDTLPPTLTPAVPPYVKLGLTIVYTVFYSLLFVFIYVQLWLVLHYRHKRFSYQTVFLFLCLFWASLRTVLFSFYFKDFVTANSLSPFIFWLLYCFPVCLQFFTLTLMNLYFTQVIFKAKSKYSPELLKYRLPLYLASLFISLLFLLVNLTCAVLVRTQNSERKVIVSVRVAINDTLFVLCAVSLSICLYKISKMSLANIYLESKGSSVCQVTSIGVTVILLYTSRACYNLFILSFSQTKKVNSFDYDWYNVSDQANLKCQLGDAGYIVFGVILFIWELLPTSLVVYFFRVRNPTKDLANAGMVPSHGFSPRSYFFDNPRRYDSDDDLAWNIAPQGAQGSFSPDYYDWGHQNNSFMAYIGSLQQDPTLDTDRPSPI, encoded by the exons ATGGAGGCCCCTGAGTGGGACCCACTGAAAAATGACACCCTTCCGCCGACCCTGACGCCAGCTGTCCCTCCGTATGTGAAGTTGGGCCTGACCATTGTATATACTGTTTTTTATTCACTGCTTTTTGTGTTCATCTACGTCCAGCTCTGGCTGGTCCTTCACTACAGGCACAAGCGGTTCAGTTACCAAactgtctttctgtttctgtgcttgttttggGCCTCTCTTAGGACTGTactcttttcattttacttcaaagACTTTGTCACAGCAAATTCTCTCAGTCCCTTCATCTTCTGGCTTCTCTATTGCTTCCCAGTCTGCCTCCAGTTTTTCACCCTGACCCTGATGAATCTTTACTTCACACAG gtgATTTTCAAAGCTAAGTCAAAATATTCCCCAGAGCTACTGAAATACAG GTTGCCCCTCTACCTGGCTTCTCTTTTCATaagtctcctcttcctcttggtGAATTTAACATGTGCAGTATTGGTGAGGACACAGAATTCAGAGAGAAAAGTCATTGTCTCTGTCCGGGTGGCAATTAATGACACGTTGTTTGTGCTGTGCGCTGTTTCACTCTCCATCTGCCTGTATAAGATTTCCAAGATGTCTTTAGCCAACATTTACTTGGAGTCCAAG GGCTCATCTGTCTGTCAGGTGACAAGTATAGGAGTGACTGTTATACTACTTTATACCTCACGAGCCTGTTACAACTTGTTCATCTTATCGTTTTCCCAAACCAAGAAAGTAAATTCTTTTGATTACGATTGGTACAACGTATCAGATCAGGCaa ATCTGAAATGTCAGTTGGGAGATGCAGGTTACATAGTGTTCGGTGTGATCCTTTTCATCTGGGAGCTCTTGCCTACTTCCTTGGTTGTGTATTTCTTCCGTGTCCGAAACCCTACAAAAGATCTA GCCAACGCAGGAATGGTCCCAAGCCATGGCTTCAGTCCCAGATCTTATTTCTTTGACAACCCTCGCAGATACGACAGTGATGACGATCTAGCATGGAACATTGCACCACAGGGGGCACAGGGCAG tttctctCCAGACTACTACGACTGGGGCCATCAGAACAACAGCTTCATGGCTTACATAGGATCCCTCCAACAAGATCCAACACTAGACACAGACCGGCCAAGCCCTATATAA
- the GPR137B gene encoding integral membrane protein GPR137B isoform X2 encodes MEAPEWDPLKNDTLPPTLTPAVPPTVLFSFYFKDFVTANSLSPFIFWLLYCFPVCLQFFTLTLMNLYFTQVIFKAKSKYSPELLKYRLPLYLASLFISLLFLLVNLTCAVLVRTQNSERKVIVSVRVAINDTLFVLCAVSLSICLYKISKMSLANIYLESKGSSVCQVTSIGVTVILLYTSRACYNLFILSFSQTKKVNSFDYDWYNVSDQANLKCQLGDAGYIVFGVILFIWELLPTSLVVYFFRVRNPTKDLANAGMVPSHGFSPRSYFFDNPRRYDSDDDLAWNIAPQGAQGSFSPDYYDWGHQNNSFMAYIGSLQQDPTLDTDRPSPI; translated from the exons ATGGAGGCCCCTGAGTGGGACCCACTGAAAAATGACACCCTTCCGCCGACCCTGACGCCAGCTGTCCCTCC GACTGTactcttttcattttacttcaaagACTTTGTCACAGCAAATTCTCTCAGTCCCTTCATCTTCTGGCTTCTCTATTGCTTCCCAGTCTGCCTCCAGTTTTTCACCCTGACCCTGATGAATCTTTACTTCACACAG gtgATTTTCAAAGCTAAGTCAAAATATTCCCCAGAGCTACTGAAATACAG GTTGCCCCTCTACCTGGCTTCTCTTTTCATaagtctcctcttcctcttggtGAATTTAACATGTGCAGTATTGGTGAGGACACAGAATTCAGAGAGAAAAGTCATTGTCTCTGTCCGGGTGGCAATTAATGACACGTTGTTTGTGCTGTGCGCTGTTTCACTCTCCATCTGCCTGTATAAGATTTCCAAGATGTCTTTAGCCAACATTTACTTGGAGTCCAAG GGCTCATCTGTCTGTCAGGTGACAAGTATAGGAGTGACTGTTATACTACTTTATACCTCACGAGCCTGTTACAACTTGTTCATCTTATCGTTTTCCCAAACCAAGAAAGTAAATTCTTTTGATTACGATTGGTACAACGTATCAGATCAGGCaa ATCTGAAATGTCAGTTGGGAGATGCAGGTTACATAGTGTTCGGTGTGATCCTTTTCATCTGGGAGCTCTTGCCTACTTCCTTGGTTGTGTATTTCTTCCGTGTCCGAAACCCTACAAAAGATCTA GCCAACGCAGGAATGGTCCCAAGCCATGGCTTCAGTCCCAGATCTTATTTCTTTGACAACCCTCGCAGATACGACAGTGATGACGATCTAGCATGGAACATTGCACCACAGGGGGCACAGGGCAG tttctctCCAGACTACTACGACTGGGGCCATCAGAACAACAGCTTCATGGCTTACATAGGATCCCTCCAACAAGATCCAACACTAGACACAGACCGGCCAAGCCCTATATAA